In Phyllobacterium zundukense, one DNA window encodes the following:
- a CDS encoding L,D-transpeptidase has translation MKPKSSFPDNTKRIAGLALAGLFAVCVAGIGLAQVPKTQIYDTKTRTWTAYDSKKARKYYAANGQVPEAFRKQIVPFRTAEKPGTIIIDGNQHFLYLVKGGGQAVRYGIGVGRDGFGWAGIVRVGRIAEWPTWTPPAEMVARDPNAVKFAGGMPGGPDNPLGARALYLYEGDQDTIYRIHGTPEPWSIGLNVSSGCIRMNNDDIVDLASQIQVGAKVIVLMQGASLYKGV, from the coding sequence ATGAAGCCGAAATCGAGTTTCCCTGACAACACGAAGCGAATTGCCGGATTGGCTCTGGCGGGACTGTTTGCAGTTTGCGTGGCCGGCATAGGCCTGGCGCAGGTCCCGAAAACGCAGATCTACGACACGAAAACGCGCACGTGGACCGCCTATGACAGCAAGAAGGCCCGCAAATATTATGCGGCCAACGGGCAGGTACCCGAGGCGTTCCGCAAGCAAATTGTGCCATTCCGGACGGCAGAAAAGCCCGGAACCATCATCATCGACGGCAATCAGCATTTTCTCTACCTCGTGAAGGGCGGAGGCCAGGCGGTACGATATGGCATCGGCGTCGGCCGTGACGGTTTTGGCTGGGCCGGGATCGTGCGAGTTGGCCGCATAGCGGAATGGCCAACATGGACGCCGCCGGCCGAAATGGTGGCGCGTGATCCCAACGCCGTGAAATTCGCCGGCGGAATGCCGGGCGGTCCCGACAATCCACTCGGCGCGCGTGCGCTTTATCTCTACGAGGGCGACCAGGATACTATCTATCGCATTCACGGCACGCCCGAACCATGGTCGATCGGCCTCAACGTTTCGTCAGGCTGCATCAGGATGAACAATGACGACATTGTCGACCTTGCGTCGCAGATCCAGGTTGGAGCCAAGGTGATCGTGCTCATGCAGGGCGCATCACTCTACAAGGGTGTTTAA
- a CDS encoding DUF3300 domain-containing protein, translating to MSLHQKTIAVVASAALLMCGPGMQAWTQTQTAPAATAPAAPAPAAPAPTLLTAAELETLTARIALYPDDLVALVLSAALNPLQIVQAARFLDQAKAKPDAKPDPSWDGSVISLLNYPTVLTMMNDDLDWTEQLGEAVVNQQKDVLVAIQELRDKAVDNDVIKSDDKVVVETVDNNVVIRPAKKEVTYVPTYDPVILTSPTYVATSPIVYGDPYPSYYYPYAPYWSGFITGAVFGAAIDWDNWHSWGGDDVDIDIGEINRNDFHFDKNNINNLNFDGSKFNFDRDSITNNIRENRGNRLDLKSDGQFGNLGGLAGAGLAGAAGAAVGTRIQSSDVRRDVQNQLRQRDGGNRPGQGANRPGNRDIGQGAAAGNRNIGQGAGVNRPNRDRPNAKRPDRPRQKPAGRVDNRPRQPSALGNYGSGRDTRASSRRGNASLGGGGRARVQGGGGGARFQGGGGGRGGGGRGGGGRGGRR from the coding sequence ATGTCATTGCACCAGAAGACGATTGCCGTCGTGGCTTCGGCTGCGCTGCTGATGTGCGGGCCCGGAATGCAGGCATGGACACAAACGCAGACTGCGCCTGCTGCAACGGCACCGGCAGCCCCCGCGCCAGCAGCACCGGCGCCGACTCTGCTGACTGCGGCAGAGCTTGAAACGCTGACCGCGCGCATCGCGCTTTACCCCGACGATCTTGTGGCGCTCGTGCTTTCCGCCGCGCTCAATCCTTTGCAGATCGTCCAGGCAGCGCGGTTCCTGGATCAGGCAAAAGCCAAGCCTGATGCGAAACCCGATCCATCATGGGACGGAAGCGTCATATCGCTTCTCAACTATCCAACAGTTCTAACAATGATGAACGACGATCTCGACTGGACGGAACAGTTGGGCGAGGCAGTCGTCAATCAGCAAAAAGACGTGCTTGTGGCGATACAGGAACTACGTGACAAGGCAGTGGACAATGATGTCATCAAATCGGATGACAAGGTTGTTGTAGAGACAGTGGACAACAACGTCGTCATTCGTCCCGCCAAGAAGGAAGTGACGTACGTTCCGACATATGACCCCGTCATCCTGACCAGCCCGACTTATGTGGCGACGTCGCCGATCGTGTATGGCGATCCTTATCCTTCATACTATTACCCCTATGCGCCCTATTGGTCGGGTTTTATCACCGGCGCGGTCTTTGGCGCGGCTATCGACTGGGACAACTGGCACTCATGGGGGGGCGACGACGTCGACATCGACATCGGTGAAATCAATCGCAATGACTTCCACTTTGACAAGAACAATATCAACAACCTCAATTTCGATGGCAGTAAATTCAATTTCGACCGGGATTCCATCACGAACAACATTCGCGAGAACAGGGGAAACCGGCTCGATTTGAAGAGCGACGGCCAGTTCGGCAATCTTGGCGGGCTTGCGGGGGCAGGTCTCGCGGGTGCCGCTGGCGCCGCCGTAGGAACAAGAATCCAGAGCAGCGACGTACGCCGCGATGTGCAGAACCAACTGAGGCAAAGGGACGGCGGCAATCGTCCTGGCCAAGGTGCGAATCGTCCAGGCAATCGCGATATCGGGCAAGGAGCAGCGGCGGGCAACCGCAACATCGGACAAGGCGCAGGAGTCAACCGGCCTAACCGGGACAGACCCAATGCCAAGCGACCGGACCGGCCGCGTCAAAAGCCGGCCGGCCGCGTCGATAACCGCCCGAGGCAGCCAAGTGCCTTGGGCAATTATGGTTCCGGACGCGATACCCGCGCCTCGTCGCGGCGCGGTAATGCCAGCCTGGGTGGCGGAGGGCGTGCCAGAGTCCAGGGCGGTGGCGGCGGTGCCAGGTTCCAGGGCGGCGGCGGAGGCAGAGGCGGCGGAGGTAGAGGCGGCGGAGGCCGGGGAGGCCGTCGCTGA
- a CDS encoding DUF2950 family protein, with protein sequence MYRSILKILLASAFLSIAASSLSLAAEPSLQRFIGAKSETFKEPAEALEALKKDLGAKDVGGLAKILGLNAEAAKKSDDFDDRLADLQKASGERAELKDREDGSKEIILGNLAWPFPFPLVKNDAGWQFDTQKGLEEILARRIGENENEAMRTCRNYVLAQTAYAQDDHDGDDVLEFAQKTVSGEGKQEGLYWKSADGEESPAGSFGDDAKIEAAATSDRGYFGYRYRILRAQGSNIAGGKYDFVINGNMIAGHALIAWPAIYGETGIKTFVVSHHGTVYEKDLGPGTDKTVKQIRSFNPDQSWEPVED encoded by the coding sequence ATGTACCGCTCAATTTTGAAAATACTTCTCGCTTCCGCATTTCTTTCGATCGCGGCATCGTCTCTCTCGCTTGCGGCGGAGCCTTCGCTTCAGCGTTTTATTGGCGCAAAGTCCGAAACCTTCAAGGAACCGGCGGAGGCATTGGAGGCTCTGAAGAAGGATCTCGGCGCGAAGGATGTCGGCGGTCTGGCCAAGATCCTTGGCCTGAACGCCGAAGCTGCGAAGAAGTCCGACGACTTCGACGACCGGCTGGCCGACCTCCAGAAGGCTTCCGGGGAGCGCGCCGAACTGAAAGACAGGGAAGATGGCAGCAAGGAAATCATTCTCGGCAATCTTGCCTGGCCATTCCCGTTTCCCCTGGTCAAGAACGACGCTGGCTGGCAGTTTGATACGCAAAAAGGGCTAGAGGAGATTTTGGCGCGGCGGATCGGCGAGAACGAAAACGAGGCAATGCGGACATGCCGCAACTACGTCCTCGCTCAAACTGCCTATGCGCAGGACGATCACGATGGTGATGATGTCCTCGAATTCGCGCAGAAGACCGTCAGTGGCGAAGGAAAACAGGAAGGTCTCTACTGGAAATCAGCCGATGGTGAGGAAAGCCCTGCCGGCAGTTTCGGAGACGACGCCAAGATCGAAGCTGCCGCGACGTCAGACCGCGGCTATTTCGGTTACCGCTACCGCATCCTCAGAGCCCAGGGCAGCAATATCGCCGGCGGCAAATATGATTTCGTCATCAACGGCAACATGATCGCAGGACACGCGCTGATCGCCTGGCCGGCGATATATGGCGAGACCGGCATCAAGACATTCGTCGTCAGTCATCATGGTACTGTGTATGAAAAAGATTTGGGACCAGGTACCGACAAGACGGTTAAGCAGATAAGGTCGTTCAATCCGGACCAGTCGTGGGAGCCTGTCGAGGATTGA
- a CDS encoding DUF481 domain-containing protein, protein MKHSIAFASVLAVGLLAASAGQAADIASPMAPELKQTEREGWTFAVSPYFWAAGMSGDTGLFGLPTVHTDMDFADILDDLDFGAMAIGEARYDRYSIFADIMYSKISSGSGTPRGIVADHVDVSTETFAGLIGAGYAVLQDDRGHLDLVAGARVWHSSTNISFSGGILDGVSRSDSATWVDGLAGVRAKYSITDKVYFTGWGLVGGGGANVDWDVAGGIGYSFNDKVSAVVGYRALGVDYSSDGFVMDIVEQGPIFGVVMHF, encoded by the coding sequence ATGAAACACTCTATTGCCTTTGCATCAGTGCTGGCAGTTGGCCTTTTGGCCGCAAGCGCGGGCCAGGCTGCCGACATCGCTTCGCCGATGGCGCCTGAACTCAAGCAGACCGAGAGGGAGGGATGGACCTTTGCCGTCAGTCCTTACTTCTGGGCGGCGGGCATGTCTGGTGATACCGGCCTGTTCGGTTTGCCGACAGTGCATACCGATATGGACTTTGCCGATATCCTGGATGATCTTGACTTCGGCGCCATGGCGATTGGCGAGGCCCGTTATGACCGCTACAGCATTTTTGCCGACATCATGTACTCGAAGATTTCGAGCGGCTCAGGTACGCCAAGGGGGATCGTTGCCGACCACGTCGACGTTTCGACGGAGACATTTGCCGGCTTGATCGGCGCCGGCTATGCGGTACTGCAGGACGACAGGGGCCATCTCGATCTCGTTGCAGGCGCGAGGGTCTGGCATTCCAGCACCAACATTTCGTTCAGCGGCGGCATCCTTGACGGCGTCAGCCGGAGTGATAGTGCCACCTGGGTCGACGGTCTGGCGGGCGTGCGAGCCAAATATTCCATTACCGACAAAGTGTATTTTACAGGCTGGGGGCTGGTTGGCGGTGGCGGAGCCAACGTCGACTGGGATGTCGCAGGCGGCATCGGCTACAGTTTCAACGACAAGGTCTCCGCCGTTGTGGGCTACCGGGCGCTTGGTGTCGACTATAGCAGTGACGGTTTCGTCATGGACATCGTTGAACAGGGCCCGATCTTCGGCGTCGTCATGCATTTCTGA
- a CDS encoding winged helix DNA-binding protein, translating to MISKLLQHIVDTDTATLPSGDTNAVSVRPGGRTSTHTTVVTHFELARTLERANRRFASFLQAEMTRRGVQEIGPAHAMLLLTIGNDELSVGQLMDRGPYGGTNLSYYLKQLGECGYIERIPLARDRRTARIRLSEKARQLCSDLTEVAAKYHRLVAGDPENMRNMEVAFETLDRLERAWATAAIFGAPGER from the coding sequence ATGATATCGAAATTGCTGCAACACATCGTCGATACCGACACGGCAACACTCCCGTCGGGTGATACAAATGCTGTGAGTGTCAGGCCAGGCGGGCGAACCAGTACCCATACCACCGTCGTCACCCACTTCGAACTGGCGAGAACGCTGGAGCGTGCAAACCGGCGTTTTGCGTCATTTCTGCAGGCTGAAATGACCCGGCGCGGCGTGCAGGAAATTGGCCCTGCCCACGCCATGCTTTTGCTGACTATCGGCAATGACGAGCTTTCGGTCGGCCAGCTGATGGATCGCGGCCCCTATGGCGGCACCAATCTATCCTACTATCTCAAGCAGCTTGGCGAATGTGGATATATTGAACGCATCCCTTTGGCGCGCGACAGGAGAACCGCACGCATTCGCCTGTCCGAAAAGGCACGCCAACTCTGCAGCGACCTGACGGAGGTTGCGGCGAAGTATCATCGTCTTGTTGCCGGCGATCCCGAAAATATGCGCAACATGGAAGTCGCATTCGAAACCCTCGACCGGCTTGAGCGGGCCTGGGCAACAGCTGCCATTTTCGGCGCCCCCGGCGAACGGTAA
- a CDS encoding GFA family protein: MSQDSQNSNELVGGCACGHVRYRLETAPIVVHGCHCRYCQRMTGSAFAVNAMIEADRLTLIGDGEPQGVQTPSAFPAGQIIYRCPRCFVALWSNHSLLGEAVPIVCVGTLDDASQLPPDVHCFTATKHAWIALPDGIPAYEGDYDSELVWRPEARTRLETALRGGS; this comes from the coding sequence ATGTCCCAAGATTCCCAAAATTCAAATGAGCTCGTTGGCGGTTGTGCCTGCGGCCATGTGCGTTATCGCCTGGAAACTGCGCCCATTGTCGTTCACGGTTGCCACTGCCGCTATTGTCAACGCATGACCGGTTCGGCATTCGCGGTCAATGCGATGATCGAAGCGGACCGCCTCACGCTGATCGGCGACGGTGAGCCTCAGGGGGTTCAAACGCCGTCCGCCTTCCCCGCGGGTCAGATAATTTACCGGTGCCCGCGCTGTTTCGTGGCGCTGTGGAGCAATCATTCACTGCTCGGCGAGGCAGTTCCGATTGTCTGTGTCGGCACGCTTGATGACGCCAGCCAGCTGCCGCCTGACGTTCATTGTTTTACTGCGACAAAGCACGCCTGGATTGCGTTGCCCGACGGTATTCCCGCCTACGAGGGCGACTACGATTCGGAATTGGTCTGGCGTCCCGAGGCGAGAACCCGTCTCGAAACGGCATTGCGGGGCGGGTCATGA
- a CDS encoding aldo/keto reductase — MRSTALPSGDMVPVLGQGTWYMGENGHQFQHEVDALRFGLDLGMTLIDTAEMYANGGAEEVVAEAISGRRDGVFLVSKVLPSNASRRGTLLACERSLKRLKCETIDLYLLHWRGGYPLEDTVAAFEDLIRDGKIRYWGVSNFDTGDLEELECIDGGEAVATNQVLYNLTRRGVEYDLMPWCRSRKIPIMAYSPIEQGRMLDHPSLAQVAKDTGATPAAVALAFVLRHDGVIAIPKSSTTTHIRQNRSALDLRLTAEHLAILEKAFPPPRRKQSLEML, encoded by the coding sequence ATGAGATCAACAGCGCTCCCTTCCGGTGACATGGTTCCTGTGCTTGGCCAGGGCACCTGGTACATGGGCGAGAACGGGCATCAGTTTCAGCACGAGGTGGATGCACTGCGCTTTGGTCTCGATCTTGGCATGACCCTGATCGATACGGCGGAAATGTATGCAAATGGTGGTGCAGAGGAAGTGGTTGCGGAAGCGATCAGCGGGCGCCGCGACGGGGTCTTCCTGGTAAGCAAGGTCCTGCCATCCAACGCATCACGAAGAGGTACCCTGCTTGCCTGCGAGCGCAGCCTGAAGCGCTTGAAGTGCGAGACAATCGATCTCTATCTCCTGCATTGGCGTGGTGGATATCCGCTTGAAGATACAGTCGCGGCTTTCGAAGACCTGATCCGGGACGGGAAAATCCGGTACTGGGGTGTCAGCAATTTCGATACCGGCGATCTGGAAGAACTGGAATGCATCGACGGCGGAGAGGCTGTGGCAACCAATCAGGTTCTCTATAATCTGACCCGACGCGGCGTGGAATATGACCTAATGCCATGGTGCCGGTCGCGAAAAATTCCGATCATGGCCTATTCGCCGATCGAGCAGGGCCGCATGCTCGACCACCCGTCACTTGCACAGGTCGCAAAAGATACCGGGGCCACACCGGCAGCCGTGGCTCTGGCGTTTGTCCTCAGGCATGATGGCGTCATAGCCATTCCAAAATCGAGTACGACGACACACATCCGGCAAAATCGCAGCGCGCTCGATCTGCGCCTGACTGCTGAGCACCTTGCCATTCTCGAAAAGGCTTTTCCCCCGCCAAGGCGGAAGCAGTCGCTTGAGATGCTGTAA
- a CDS encoding SDR family NAD(P)-dependent oxidoreductase, with product MSITSNKGTALITGASSGIGAIYADRLARRGYDLILVARNRDRLDSLASRLTTETGRTVEVVAADLGASEGIARVEEILRTDASITMLVNNAGVGATAPLLQSDPGKMDAMITLNVVALTRLTEAVAPKFVGRGTGTIINIASIVAVAPERLNGVYGGTKAFVLAFSQSLHHELADKGVRIQVVLPGATSTEFWDIAGLPVSNLPEAIVMSASDMVDAALAGLDQGELVTIPSLPDIADWNTFEAARQALGPNLSHSRPAERLLAS from the coding sequence ATGTCCATTACGTCAAACAAGGGCACAGCCCTCATTACAGGCGCCTCGTCCGGCATCGGAGCGATCTATGCCGATCGGCTTGCCCGGCGCGGTTATGATCTCATCCTTGTCGCCCGCAACCGCGACCGGCTCGACAGCCTCGCCTCGCGACTGACCACTGAAACCGGCCGGACGGTGGAGGTGGTGGCCGCGGACCTTGGCGCGAGCGAAGGCATAGCACGCGTCGAGGAAATTCTTCGAACGGACGCCAGCATCACCATGCTCGTCAACAATGCGGGCGTCGGCGCTACCGCTCCACTCCTGCAGTCCGACCCGGGCAAAATGGATGCAATGATCACATTGAACGTCGTGGCACTGACCCGTCTTACCGAGGCGGTGGCACCCAAGTTCGTCGGGCGTGGTACCGGAACCATCATCAATATCGCTTCGATCGTCGCCGTTGCCCCCGAAAGGCTCAACGGCGTCTATGGTGGCACCAAGGCCTTCGTCCTTGCCTTCAGCCAGTCGCTTCACCATGAACTTGCCGACAAGGGCGTGCGAATCCAGGTCGTCCTTCCCGGCGCCACGAGCACGGAATTCTGGGATATCGCAGGCCTGCCGGTGAGCAATTTGCCCGAAGCCATTGTGATGTCGGCATCAGACATGGTCGACGCTGCACTTGCCGGTCTCGATCAAGGCGAACTTGTAACAATCCCGTCCTTGCCGGATATCGCCGACTGGAATACCTTCGAAGCCGCCCGCCAGGCGCTCGGTCCGAACCTGTCGCACAGCCGCCCAGCAGAGCGTCTGCTGGCTAGCTGA
- a CDS encoding GlxA family transcriptional regulator, whose amino-acid sequence MKHIGIIVFPGFQVLDLAATTVFEFANLAFDKPVYEISLLSEDGGPVTTSAGFSVETVPFSDVLFDTVLVVGNNFVEPVSPAILAFIRSVAPRSRRIGSICTGAFILAEAGLLDGRRATTHWFHARDFQRTYPKVKMEEDRIFIIDGPVWTSAGMTSGIDMALALVEKDLGVEIAKSVAKKLVVYHRRAGGQSQYSALLELNPKSDRIQTTLAYARENLHKELSVEQLAEVAHLSPRQFNRAFHAETGQSPAKAIENLRVEAARLMIESGRIPIDTIARDVGFGDRERMRRAFLRAFGQPPRFMQRIAQAEALA is encoded by the coding sequence ATGAAGCACATTGGGATCATCGTTTTCCCCGGGTTCCAGGTTCTGGACCTTGCCGCCACGACTGTTTTCGAGTTTGCCAATCTGGCTTTCGACAAGCCGGTCTACGAAATCAGCCTGCTTTCTGAAGACGGCGGTCCAGTCACCACATCCGCGGGGTTTTCAGTCGAGACCGTGCCTTTCAGCGATGTGTTGTTCGACACGGTGCTGGTCGTCGGCAATAATTTCGTCGAACCGGTATCGCCCGCCATCCTTGCCTTCATTCGAAGTGTTGCGCCAAGATCGCGGCGTATCGGCTCGATCTGTACCGGCGCCTTCATCCTTGCCGAGGCGGGGTTGCTCGACGGACGCCGCGCGACGACGCACTGGTTCCATGCACGGGATTTCCAGCGCACCTATCCGAAGGTGAAGATGGAGGAGGACCGCATCTTCATCATCGATGGCCCCGTGTGGACCTCCGCGGGGATGACATCCGGCATCGATATGGCCCTAGCGCTGGTCGAAAAGGATCTGGGCGTCGAGATCGCAAAGTCGGTGGCGAAAAAGCTTGTGGTTTATCATCGCCGCGCGGGCGGGCAATCGCAGTATTCGGCGCTGCTCGAGCTCAACCCGAAATCAGACCGCATCCAGACCACTCTCGCCTATGCCAGGGAGAATCTGCACAAGGAATTGTCGGTCGAGCAATTGGCGGAAGTGGCGCATCTCAGTCCGCGCCAGTTCAACCGGGCATTCCATGCGGAAACCGGGCAATCACCAGCCAAGGCAATCGAGAACCTGCGGGTCGAGGCGGCACGGCTGATGATCGAGTCCGGCCGGATTCCGATCGATACGATCGCCCGCGACGTCGGCTTCGGTGACCGCGAGCGGATGCGCCGCGCCTTCCTGCGGGCTTTTGGTCAACCGCCACGGTTCATGCAGCGGATCGCGCAGGCTGAAGCGTTAGCCTGA
- a CDS encoding SDR family NAD(P)-dependent oxidoreductase, translating into MILRDRVAIVTGAGSGIGQAGAAILAREGAHVIVADQNAQSAANTVDRISRAGGNAEPMVVDVTDDHALEAGISSIITRHRRIDILHNHAGAQVAGDLEQVAVEGFDRSWSLNVRAHFMAARMVMPVMKAAGRGVILNTSSSSGVLYDREMIAYTTTKHAVIAMTRQMAGDYAKFGIRVNALCPGWVDTPFNEPFIGQMGGRDAIEAYVRQQVPLGRWASVDEIAESILFLVSDRSSYITGQALVVDGGETVV; encoded by the coding sequence ATGATCCTCAGAGATCGCGTTGCTATCGTCACCGGAGCAGGCTCCGGAATCGGTCAGGCCGGCGCCGCCATTCTCGCGCGTGAAGGCGCCCATGTGATCGTCGCCGACCAAAATGCGCAGAGCGCGGCGAACACCGTCGATCGAATCTCCAGGGCGGGTGGAAATGCGGAACCGATGGTCGTCGACGTCACCGACGATCATGCGCTCGAAGCCGGGATATCCTCCATCATCACCCGGCATCGCCGCATCGATATTCTGCACAACCATGCCGGCGCGCAGGTCGCTGGCGATCTTGAGCAGGTGGCCGTCGAGGGGTTCGACCGGTCGTGGAGCTTGAATGTTCGCGCGCATTTCATGGCGGCACGCATGGTCATGCCGGTGATGAAGGCTGCGGGACGCGGCGTCATCCTCAACACCTCGTCATCGTCTGGTGTGCTCTACGATCGCGAGATGATCGCTTACACCACAACCAAGCATGCCGTCATTGCCATGACACGGCAGATGGCCGGTGATTATGCGAAATTCGGGATCCGCGTGAATGCCCTTTGCCCCGGCTGGGTGGATACGCCTTTCAACGAACCCTTCATCGGCCAGATGGGCGGGCGCGACGCGATCGAAGCCTATGTCCGCCAGCAGGTACCGCTGGGACGCTGGGCCAGCGTCGATGAAATCGCTGAATCGATCCTGTTTCTGGTGTCGGACCGCTCGTCCTATATCACCGGGCAGGCGCTTGTGGTGGATGGCGGCGAGACGGTAGTCTGA
- a CDS encoding ABC transporter permease, producing the protein MRAFISAVYLFLYAPIALVVLFSFNAGRNASEFTGFSTMWYGKALGNTFLVAALQNSLLIALTSATLAAIFGTMAALGMERLRPRSRAVLDGLFAAAIVVPGVVIGIATLVALVEVFSFMNPVLASLWPGENPPQLGLGYGSIVAAHGLFSMALVTMIVKARIASLGRDIVEASGDLYATPLTTFRLVVLPQILPSVLAGFLLSFTFSFDDFIIAFFVAGSKTTLPIYVFASIRRGVTPEINAIATLVLVASLMMILIARILMREKKPTN; encoded by the coding sequence ATGCGTGCCTTTATTTCAGCCGTCTACCTGTTCCTCTATGCGCCTATTGCGCTTGTGGTGCTGTTTTCCTTCAATGCCGGCCGCAATGCCAGCGAGTTCACCGGCTTTTCGACCATGTGGTATGGCAAGGCGCTCGGTAATACCTTCCTCGTGGCTGCGCTGCAGAACAGCCTGCTCATCGCCCTGACCAGCGCGACGCTCGCCGCCATATTCGGCACAATGGCAGCACTTGGCATGGAGCGGCTACGCCCTCGCTCCCGCGCCGTGCTTGATGGCCTGTTTGCCGCCGCCATCGTCGTACCGGGTGTCGTCATCGGCATTGCCACGCTGGTCGCGCTGGTGGAAGTGTTCTCGTTCATGAACCCGGTTCTGGCCTCGCTATGGCCTGGTGAAAACCCGCCGCAACTTGGTCTCGGCTATGGATCCATCGTCGCCGCCCACGGCCTCTTTTCGATGGCGCTGGTGACGATGATCGTCAAGGCCCGCATCGCCAGCCTTGGCCGGGACATTGTCGAGGCTTCCGGCGATCTCTACGCAACACCGCTGACCACATTCAGGCTTGTCGTGCTGCCGCAGATACTTCCCTCGGTGCTTGCAGGCTTCCTCCTCTCCTTTACCTTTTCCTTCGATGATTTCATCATCGCCTTTTTCGTTGCGGGCTCGAAGACAACCTTGCCGATCTATGTCTTCGCTTCGATCCGCCGGGGCGTCACGCCGGAAATCAACGCCATCGCCACACTGGTCCTTGTCGCTTCGCTGATGATGATCCTGATTGCACGCATCCTGATGCGTGAGAAAAAACCAACAAACTGA
- a CDS encoding ABC transporter permease: MALALNTKRGMVTAALVAPAVAWLFIFLVLPFIAMLVFSVGERAPEGGYQPAFTFAQFANLPARSAAFRNTLILAPIGSFVCLIVAYPVAYYLAVKASPRYRLLLVSLVVVPFWTSLLVRTYAWMYLLGSRGIPHLLGMIGFEDVRILNTPGAVLLGIVYGYLPLMIMPIYVSLEKLDRRLLEASADLGAKPVSTFFSVTLPLSLPGVMTGLALVTILLLGEYLIPQLLGGGKVFFIGNALVDLFLQSRNWPFGSAIAVTLVVVVVFVLLIAMRIAWKIAGTRQVDLV; the protein is encoded by the coding sequence ATGGCATTGGCATTAAACACAAAACGAGGGATGGTAACGGCGGCGCTTGTCGCGCCGGCCGTGGCGTGGCTGTTCATCTTTCTTGTGCTGCCATTTATCGCCATGCTGGTCTTTTCCGTCGGCGAGCGCGCGCCCGAAGGGGGTTATCAGCCCGCCTTCACCTTCGCCCAGTTCGCCAATCTTCCAGCCCGCTCCGCTGCCTTCCGGAATACCCTCATTCTTGCACCGATCGGCTCCTTCGTCTGTCTCATCGTCGCCTACCCGGTCGCCTATTATCTGGCGGTCAAGGCCAGCCCCCGTTACCGGCTGCTCCTCGTATCCCTTGTCGTCGTTCCATTCTGGACGAGCCTGCTGGTGCGCACCTATGCGTGGATGTATCTCCTCGGCTCCCGTGGCATTCCTCACCTTCTGGGCATGATCGGCTTCGAGGACGTCCGCATTCTCAATACGCCCGGCGCCGTGCTTCTCGGCATCGTCTATGGCTATCTGCCGCTGATGATCATGCCGATCTATGTCAGCCTCGAAAAGCTTGACCGGCGCCTGCTCGAAGCCTCCGCCGATCTCGGCGCCAAGCCGGTCTCCACCTTTTTCAGCGTGACATTGCCGCTTTCCCTGCCCGGCGTCATGACCGGGCTGGCGCTCGTCACCATCCTTCTGCTCGGCGAATATCTGATCCCGCAGCTGCTCGGCGGCGGCAAGGTGTTCTTCATCGGCAATGCGCTTGTGGATCTCTTCCTGCAATCGCGCAATTGGCCATTCGGCTCGGCGATCGCCGTCACACTCGTGGTCGTCGTGGTCTTCGTGCTTTTGATCGCCATGCGGATCGCCTGGAAGATAGCCGGAACAAGACAGGTGGATCTCGTCTGA